The genomic stretch GGTGGGAGCCCTACAgtggtgaagcaattcttggaCGATATTTTGGGTATCAAGCATGATTTCCTTGGCTATGTAGTGCTAGCCCACTTCGCCTATGCCATTGGATTTTACTTCATCTTTGGCTACTCCATTAAGGTTTTGAACTTCCAGAAACGTTAGGCAAATGTGTAGTGCTCCCTCCGATCAATAATAAGTGATGtgcttttagttcaaatttgaactaatttGAACCAAAACCACGACACTTATGGTGTGCTTTTAGTTCTAATTTGAACTAAatcacgacacttattatgggtcggagggagtactacttttGCCTCCCTGAAGCAgtctagtgtgtgtgtgtgtttatcATAAGCAGTAGGAGGATTCAGAGGCATGCATAGTGTATTTTATTGTTACTGAGACTTGCCAGCGATATGCCTATttttactatcaatggtaaatatggaAAAATACATTTGTTATCTGAACTATGGTCAGAATCTAAGTTTGGTCCTCGACTCTAATATGGTCATTCCTGTCCCACAAGTGTCGAAACCACCAGATCACCCAAACCATTTTGTATGATTCGACTTTAACTGTGCTACTTTGTGGTTCTCCTCCAAGTTGCTTCTATGCTGACACATTTTTGATAAGATTTTTAACAATTGATTAAGTTATTTTGTGGAGAACTCTGTGGCCAACTTATTTCTAACCATGAAGGCGGTAAAGATAAGGATTGAGATTTTTGAAAAATCGCACGAGGCAACATATTTTATATACGACTGACGAGGCACTAAAAGCTAACTCTACAAGCTCAGGCCAGGCATCATTTTTTTCTCAGGCACGAAGCCCAGGGAAGCAACCAAACTAGTGCATGGGTAGGTATATAGCACTCAATTTGCTAGCCTCTCTTCATCCATCAGTACATGGATACCCTACATACAAGTAACCAACTACTTCGTGCAGTTACAATAAACACTCAAAACTGTATAGTTGGGCTAGTTTGCTTCTGTAGTTTGATAAGCAGAGCAACTGAGTCCTGAGGAAGGGTAGCAGCAGATGAGCAGAATGATGAGACATCTTGAGTGGCAGTGATGGTTCACTGCATGATAAGATACAGCTACAATGGGATGCACCGAGATTTTTAATTGGGGAGCAAGGTGGAAGCAGTAACCGAGCTTGTAGTTGCATGCCTTCCTGACTACTTTTATCACTCAAGACCGAACTATGCAAAACCTCCCATTTCATGAGAACCACACGCCAGAGAACTGTGCTGAACAACAGCACAAGCATCATCTTCTCTCACACTTAAGCAAGCGTAGACAAAATGCTAATTATTACACCGCCATTAAATGGAGGCCACAATAGTATTGGTGTCTAGCGTCAATGCGTACAAAATACTAGCAAACTGATCATCGGCTACAGGAATATCTGTACAATCATGCTCCTAAAATGCCTTAATTCAATGATTTTTTATTTATCCATATTTATCTGCCAAGTGCCTTTACTATTCTTTCACTGCCTCGGCTCTACACTTACTAGCTATTACTGTACTAAACAAGAACTCATAGCAAGCTCGAGAATTCAGTGCCCACGGTTGGTAATCATGTTGAAATCTAGTTATCCCATGACACTGTGTGAAGGCCTCATNNNNNNNNNNNNNNNNNNNNNNNNNNNNNNNNNNNNNNNNNNNNNNNNNNNNNNNNNNNNNNNNNNNNNNNNNNNNNNNNNNNNNNNNNNNNNNNNNNNNCAATATTTCCTGAAAAACAAAAGTATCAAAGAAGAagggccgccgccggccaccgcatCGTCGCCTCCGGCTTCCCTTCGTAAGTTCCGCGCTGTTTCCTCTCCCTGCATCCTGACATGAAAGCTAGCCTCCCTTCCTCTATCCATGTACCCTCTGTTTGGTACTCCGTCGTGCGATTCCCCTCGTGAGTCGTGAGAATAGAGCCCCGTTGCTGGGGTTGGATTCTCGCCTGGGTGCAACGTAAGAACAACTCTGGTATAGCCTATAGGTAGTACTGGTTGATCGAAGTAGGTTTTGCGAAGAGCAACCGTGCGCCTCCCTCAGCCAGTGTTGGCTAGAACCCTAGCATGAACGGCTCTACTTTCGTTTTGTTTGGTGGGGATGCATAACAAACACGCGTCCGTGCCCCGCAAAATGACCTGCAGATAGAGATTAATTACTTCATATCGGACATTGCAAGAGCCTCACTAGTCGATTTTCAATTCATATGTATTATCTTGTCCTGATCATAAGTAAGAAACTGAAACCAACTCGAATCAAATTCCCTTGTTTCTACATGTGTATAACAAATTAACTAGTGTTCCAGGCATACTTTTCACCTCTGAAAAATAACGAGTGCTAACTGGCTTTCTTAgtcttcgcaaaaaaaaaattgaaaacaatCTTTTTCTTCACGGTCTGATTGACGTGTTTGCATTCAATTTTCTTCTTTCTTGCAGAGAGTCCGTCGTCATGCAAAGTGCCGTCAAACGGTTTGCGGCCTTCTTCTCGGCTACCCCCACCGTGCCCCAACTCCAAGCGTGTGAAGAACTGCCAGATGAGTTGTTGCACTTGATTATTTCTCTCTTATGCTTCTTCCGTGACCTTCTCGCCTTCGCTGCAACCTGTCACTCTTGGCGTGCTGCATTCTCCTCATACCCATCCAAATCTACATTCTGCTCTGTGTGTCCGCCTCTGCTAGTGAAGCTCGTCCCCAGTGCTCAAGCTCCTCACGATGACCGTAAGCTACGCACATGTAAAGTCATCGACCCAGCGAACGAAAACACCACCCTTCACTGCCAGATTCCTCAAGAAGCTCTTGATAACTCAGCGTGTTATCATGCTTGCTACTCATATGGCCAACTGATCTGTTATCGCCGCGAATATTTCTGTATTGTTGATGTGTTCACCAGCGCCGAGGTTTCATCTCCTCCTCTCCCATTGAGCAGCAATGACTGTCACAAGTTCTTCTACTGTGCCATTCTAACAGCTCCGCTTGCATCACGCAACTCACACCTCCTCATCAGCACTCGCTTGTTTCTCTATGATTGGCTGGTTGGAAGCGACTCTTGGTCTGAACTCAGTCTTTCTGAACGGCTGCATCAGATTGTGCATCACGACAGTCAGTTCATCGCTATGGATAGTCAATCGAGTCTCTACACTCTGCAGCTAGCTCCCCGACTTAGCCTGCAGAAGCTAATAACGAAGCAGTTGGACAACCTGACTGCATCTGCATATTCGCCGCCATGGATAGTGGTGTGCGGTGACATGCTTGTCATGGTCAAGAATAAGCATGCCTTTCGCCTCGATATGTCAGCCAAGCCTGCAGAATGGGTGGAGGTGAAGCTGGGTAACTGGGCATTGTTTGAGTCTGGTGATGTGAGGAGCCCTGTATTTTCTTGCATTAACCCAGAACGATGGGGAGGGTGGAGCAGCCGCTTGTACCATGCCCATAGCCCTCACCCTTTGATTTTACCTTGGCATTCACCTTGGATTGTTCTCAAACTGGGTTCGTATCACGTACCGAGGCAATACTCCTACAAGAAATGGTTCCGCGCGCTGCAGGCTATCTGGGTGTACCCAAGCATGTTCTGCGCCGATGGCCAGTGATCGGCTGTGGGAGAAGAACTGCAAGCCGGGGATCTCTGCAATGCCAGCTCCTGGTGAGAAGTTATGCCTTTCAGCAGAGAGCAGGTACTTCTGCTTTGGAGCTTTGATAGGACATGCTCGCGGTGGCAATAGTACTAGGGCTTCCAGTATAAGTTTTTCTTTGAGGTCATCGAACTTGGTAGGAGATCCTTGCGATGGCATCAGCGTTTACTCAAGCTTGTGCAGTTAGATTTTCTTTCATTTTCGATCTCTGTTCTCCAACCTTTGAGTGGGTAGATATTACTTGATTACTCGTGGCTTTTATGAGCTGAAGCACAATTACATGTTTCAACGGGTTTTTGACTATGATAATGGCGCATGAAAACGGTCAATGCTTCAACTATAGTGAAAATCACAAAGCCTGTgttttgtaagagcatctccactcgttggcgctccccacggcgaaatccggacgaaacaaccgacggattggacgaaattaagtcgtggggagtaccgtatttccagtcgtccacccggagttcggcggacatagtttaaattcaaacaaagcgtcgtcccgcgctacaagtacggccagttgatcggcaaaaaggagcaaaaggatcagccacagatcggcgatcgaagggaaattacacggaaacaggctcatcggcagtcccggccggcacggcggtgtccgacggaccagtttcctcacacgccgtggccgaagcggctgcggcagtcgacgtcgcagcagcggcagtggacgtcgaagcagcggcagtcgacgaggtagacggtgaggaagacgaggtaggagccggcggagacgacgaaggactggccggagtggctcggaggatgtcgctgcggtggccctggtaccaattcctcgtctcctcgtccatcatttCCATGTTGCCGTCgcccatcaggaacgccaagtctgtgttcctcttcttcgccgccgccgtcgtcttcagcagggtgatccgggcgccttggttggcgagcatctcccgccacctgccgtcgaacttgtcgttcctcccgtcggcgtgcgacctcaagtcgtcccaacacttgtcgatcgacgcctgcatcctgtcggcgggattgcccgtcttttttatctctttgagcttcttctggccgagttcagggcgcccttccgccgcgccagccgccggagcgtcggggttgtacggctcggtcttgctcttcgagagggtcgtgcgggtttccttccacttctcgcagttctcgaggcgggcgtagacgttcaggaacttgaactgcatgccggtgtcgtccgtgtacatgtccaaagcacggcgcagctggggaaaaagagtacggcgatacgggtcagctcacgacgatgtacctcggtgatgcagagTCGACGGAGcgtaccttttgctccaagtcgtggccgctgatcggccgttcttcgacctcctcctgtatgccgtgtcatttgctgcacgccgtctgcatgatcccccaatgggtggccattgccttgtctccccggtacacgttcatgttcgtcttgttgaagtagggatcgacgagtttgcgttcctcgtacgcctgcttcactcgaagccaatatgtgtcgaacgactgattggccccgattatgccgttcatggacacggtcatccaagcttcggcgaggcactcctcttccttcggcgtccatttgatacgcggttcggcaggtggcgactccttcttcctcttcttcttccccttcgacaggttggcggcggcttgagttggctgttcttcttcttcgtcttcttcttcgacggcttggcttccgtcggcaacatcctccacaTGCTccttgcgcgccgccacagctgccgtcgccctcgcctcctcttgcgtgaagaaccccgggctcgcggcggcggcggccatgaagaaccccgggctcgcagcggcggccatggagccggaggtgatcatctcgtggatctcctcttcgttcggcgccgccatcgcaccgaacgggagcggccctcgtcgcatgacgggcgaggtgccctcgaactggccgccgctgccgccgacgtcaagctcgggcggcgacggcgtgaacctggaaggttggacgtaggcgccctcttggaacatggcagtcggcgacggcgagtacatcgtaggggagaaggacgacggggaactgcttgtaccttgcgccggccattggccggggaacatggagccgccgccgccgctgaaggccatgctgatcttcctcgcttgttcctcctgggccgccgccgccctcttggcggcggcttttttcaccctctccgccctgccgcttgtttccacctcgcgccgtttctcgtccgccgcccactctgcgttcgtcatgcccggcggccgctccttcttcgcccgcggcttcctcgtcgtccccttcggcggcattgtggtggacgagaagacgaggaggagagcggtggtggacgagaagacgccgccgggaagCTGGAGCTCGGAAGACGAGGAGAAtggacaaattcggcgggagagaatggggatatgcaagcaaattggagggaatggagggaaaatcgacaggatttggttttcctgtcgccgactacgcgggtccacatggcgtttcgcgccaaaatctttcatccggagtccccgagcgcgccccgggggaccggggatggcgtgggctcgccggatggattaagggccaaatccggacgaaaacgaggaaccgggggcgctactgggccgatttacgccatccggatggaaaaaccgtcgctcgggggcctcgtcggggagacgagtggagatgctctaacgttgGAGGGTTGAGAGCTATGAAATCTTGTTGGTTTAATTGCCTTAATTTGACTCAGTCTGGGTCTTTCTTTTACCCTTCACATTGCGTATTAATTTCTAACATTCACTGTTTTCCCTAATACAACACAAATCTCATTTTAGTTTGTGTGGAACTATGGATATACAAATCAAAGTTAGTAGATTTTGCTATAAGCAAAGGGTTAGTCTCTTGTGAGCCTTCCTAAAAAGATGCATTTAACAAAGTGCAGCCCCACAGTTAACTTGATTGTACATCACCTGTTAGGAAATTTTAATTAATTAGTAGCACCGTCTCAGAGTAAATTGAAGGGCCAGGCTACTTAACATGGTAAAAAAAAAATGGGTTGGGCTGCTCATCAGTTAACTGATTTAAGAAAATTATTCATCGGGTGAAAACTAAAAATTCTTTGGATTGCATAAAGAAATATAAGTTAATATCGATACAAGAATATGGACAACCGGTACAAAACTTGAATATAATAAGGAGTACCAATGATTTGTAATAATTGTAAGTCTTTATAGCCGGCCCAGGTTTTGATTTAGTGGCCGGACATGTTTCTACATAATATTATTTTTAGGTTGAAGTTTTTACACAGTATACATACTCGttttatttatttctttgatcacaAATAGCCGGCACATTAACAACGATGTGCAAA from Lolium rigidum isolate FL_2022 chromosome 4, APGP_CSIRO_Lrig_0.1, whole genome shotgun sequence encodes the following:
- the LOC124648529 gene encoding uncharacterized protein LOC124648529; the protein is MQSAVKRFAAFFSATPTVPQLQACEELPDELLHLIISLLCFFRDLLAFAATCHSWRAAFSSYPSKSTFCSVCPPLLVKLVPSAQAPHDDRKLRTCKVIDPANENTTLHCQIPQEALDNSACYHACYSYGQLICYRREYFCIVDVFTSAEVSSPPLPLSSNDCHKFFYCAILTAPLASRNSHLLISTRLFLYDWLVGSDSWSELSLSERLHQIVHHDSQFIAMDSQSSLYTLQLAPRLSLQKLITKQLDNLTASAYSPPWIVVCGDMLVMVKNKHAFRLDMSAKPAEWVEVKLGNWALFESGDVRSPVFSCINPERWGGWSSRLYHAHSPHPLILPWHSPWIVLKLGSYHVPRQYSYKKWFRALQAIWVYPSMFCADGQ